A region of Fundulus heteroclitus isolate FHET01 unplaced genomic scaffold, MU-UCD_Fhet_4.1 scaffold_59, whole genome shotgun sequence DNA encodes the following proteins:
- the LOC118561259 gene encoding E3 ubiquitin-protein ligase Siah2, producing PGSVCFLLQYSSAGCLLSLHHSEKPEHEEVCEFRPYTCPCPGATCKWAGPLEAVMPHLMHAHKSITTLQGEDIVFLATDINLPGAVDWVMMQSCFSHHFMLVLEKQEKYEGHQQFFAVVLLIGTRKQAENFAYRLELNGNRRRLTWEATPRSIHDGVAAAIMNSDCLVFDTSIAHLFADNGNLGINVTISMC from the exons CCCGGTTCCGTCTGCTTCCTCCTGCAGTACTCGTCCGCCGGCTGCCTGCTGTCGCTGCACCACAGCGAGAAGCCCGAACACGAGGAGGTGTGCGAGTTCCGGCCCTACACCTGTCCCTGTCCCGGCGCCACCTGCAAGTGGGCCGGCCCGCTGGAGGCCGTCATGCCTCACCTGATGCACGCGCACAAGTCCATCACCACGCTGCAG GGGGAGGACATCGTGTTCCTGGCGACGGACATCAACCTGCCCGGCGCCGTGGACTGGGTCATGATGCAGTCGTGCTTCAGCCACCACTTCATGCTGGTTCTGGAGAAGCAGGAGAAGTACGAGGGCCACCAGCAGTTCTTCGCCGTGGTGCTGCTCATCGGCACCAGGAAGCAGGCGGAGAACTTCGCCTACCGCCTGGAGCTGAACGGGAACCGGCGCCGCCTCACCTGGGAGGCCACGCCCCGCTCCATCCACGACGGCGTGGCCGCCGCCATCATGAACAGCGACTGCCTGGTGTTCGACACGTCCATCGCTCACCTGTTCGCCGACAACGGCAACCTGGGCATCAACGTCACCATCTCCATGTGCTGA
- the rbmx2 gene encoding RNA-binding motif protein, X-linked 2 codes for MNPLTKVKLINELNEREADLGIKETVSWHSEYKDSAWIFVGGFPYELTEGDLICVFSQYGEIVNINLVRDKKTGKSKGFCFLCYEDQRSTILAVDNFNGIKIKGRTIRVDHVKNYRPPKDHEDIDDVTKRLREDGCAPKDPAAAGLSEEEEQDAVPVKKAKKDKKEKKKKKEKKKKKKKSRESSSSPDSSPRHPPAGVRVKEEKQDAAYDKYSQQGAPSGGAQNGQRATDRGRGEEEERWRGRDREEDRRRVNERRRDEDDREREGDRRREDRRRETERDDGRRRDAGRREAERR; via the exons ATGAa TCCGCTGACCAAAGTGAAGCTGATCAACGAGCTGAACGAGCGCGAGGCCGACCTCGGCATCAAGGAGACCGTTTCCTGGCACAGCGAGTACAAGGACAGCGCCTGGATCTTTGTTG GAGGGTTTCCATACGAGCTCACCGAGGGGGACCTGATCTGCGTCTTCTCTCA gtACGGAGAGATCGTCAACATCAACCTGGTGCGAGACAAGAAGACCGGCAAGTCCAAAGGCTTCTGCTTCCTCTGCTACGAGGACCAGAGGAGCACCATCCTGGCTGTGGACAACTTCAACGGCATCAAG ATCAAAGGCCGGACCATCCGCGTGGATCACGTTAAGAACTACCGTCCTCCCAAAGACCACGAGGACATCGACGACGtgaccaaacgtctcagagagGACGGCTGTGCTCCTAAAGATCCTGCTGCTGCCGGCCtctctgaggaagaggagcaggatgCCGTACCTGTGAAGAAGGCCAAGAAAG acaagaaggagaagaagaagaagaaagagaagaagaagaagaagaaaaagagcagaGAGTCCTCTTCCTCGCCGGATTCGTCTCCTCGTCATCCTCCTGCAGGCGTCAGAGTCAAAGAGGAGAAACAGGACGCTGCCTATGACAAGTacagccagcagggggcgccgtCCGGCGGAGCACAGAACGGACAGAGGGCCACGGACAGAGGAagaggtgaggaagaggagaggtgGAGAGGAAGGGACAGAGAGGAAGACAGGAGGAGAGTCAACGAGAGGCGGAGGGATGAAGACgacagggagagagagggagacagaAGAAGAGAGGACAGACGGAGAGAGACGGAGCGAGACGACGGACGAAGACGAGACGCCGGGAGACGAGAGGCAGAGCGACGATGA